A genomic segment from Nitratiruptor sp. YY08-10 encodes:
- a CDS encoding histidine triad nucleotide-binding protein, with product MCIFCKIVAGEIPSNKVLENEEFLAFHDINPKAPIHILIIPKHHVENFQSATPELMAKMTPFIQEVAKVLELDKTGYRLITNNGKDGGQEVMHLHFHMLGGAPLKWPYQAIEDVAKKNL from the coding sequence ATGTGTATATTTTGCAAAATCGTAGCTGGAGAGATTCCATCAAACAAAGTCTTGGAAAATGAGGAGTTTCTTGCCTTTCATGATATCAATCCTAAAGCACCTATTCATATTCTCATCATTCCAAAACATCATGTGGAAAATTTTCAGTCAGCAACACCTGAGCTTATGGCAAAAATGACTCCTTTTATTCAAGAAGTCGCGAAAGTACTAGAACTTGATAAAACTGGATACAGACTCATAACCAATAACGGAAAAGATGGTGGCCAGGAGGTTATGCATCTGCATTTTCACATGTTAGGCGGAGCTCCTTTAAAATGGCCATATCAAGCGATTGAAGATGTTGCAAAGAAAAATTTGTAA
- a CDS encoding 30S ribosomal protein S1: protein MEKEVQMNTQNSENANEDFAKMLEEHENQRNESKIIDGVIVEIQDNERVLVDVGEKQEGILNIKEISDEEGNLKYQPGDTIKVMVSGHRNERPVISHRKALAKEKVKAFIEQHKDDFDGLIVEGVIKGKNRGGYIVENEEGVQFFLPNSQSFFKNKPEIGRKVTAKVIKIDPESDSIVISRKSYLQDIFKKREEIINQLLNEGTIVEGTVKKITNYGMFVEVAPQVEGLVHYNEISYKGPVNPAKYFQEGDKVNVKAIDFNKEKRRLLLSIKATQPDPWEEIQGELEPGDVINVTISNIEPYGAFVDLGNDIEGLLHISEMSWDKRPKHPKEYVQEGQQLDVEVIEIDTENRKLRVSLKNLLPKPFEEFLSNYKEGDIVEGEVTSLTDFGAFVRIGSVEGLLHNQDISWEKGQKAKELFNVGDKVEVKIAKIDKDNEKISLDRKSLLESPLEKFAKEHKVGDIVKGTVKDIKEFGVFVALDENVDGLIRNEDLYPLKKEEIQPGDEIEAVISHLDTKNNRLRLSVRRLQKMKEKEDLKKINSDEKTTLGEIIKEKLEK from the coding sequence ATGGAAAAAGAGGTTCAGATGAATACGCAAAACAGCGAGAATGCAAACGAAGATTTTGCAAAGATGCTAGAAGAGCATGAAAATCAGCGAAATGAATCAAAAATCATTGATGGAGTCATTGTCGAAATACAAGATAATGAGCGTGTACTTGTGGATGTGGGTGAAAAGCAAGAGGGTATTCTCAATATAAAAGAGATTAGCGATGAAGAGGGCAATCTCAAATATCAACCTGGCGATACGATCAAAGTAATGGTTTCTGGACATAGAAATGAGCGACCGGTAATTTCCCATAGAAAAGCTTTAGCAAAAGAGAAAGTGAAAGCGTTTATTGAACAACATAAAGATGATTTCGATGGCCTCATTGTTGAAGGTGTTATTAAAGGGAAAAATAGAGGAGGTTATATTGTAGAAAATGAAGAAGGTGTCCAGTTCTTTTTGCCAAATTCACAAAGCTTTTTTAAAAATAAACCAGAAATTGGAAGAAAAGTTACTGCAAAAGTTATTAAAATCGATCCAGAAAGCGACTCTATCGTCATATCTCGAAAATCCTATTTACAAGATATTTTCAAAAAAAGAGAAGAGATTATCAACCAGCTTTTGAACGAAGGGACAATTGTAGAAGGAACCGTTAAAAAGATTACTAATTATGGAATGTTTGTAGAAGTGGCTCCACAAGTGGAAGGTCTCGTTCATTATAATGAGATTAGCTATAAAGGTCCTGTCAATCCTGCAAAATACTTTCAAGAGGGTGATAAAGTCAACGTTAAAGCCATCGATTTTAATAAAGAGAAACGAAGATTGCTTTTGTCCATCAAGGCAACGCAACCAGATCCTTGGGAAGAGATCCAAGGTGAGCTTGAACCGGGTGATGTAATCAATGTGACGATCAGCAATATTGAGCCATATGGTGCATTTGTGGATCTTGGCAATGATATAGAAGGACTCCTTCATATCTCTGAAATGAGCTGGGATAAAAGGCCGAAACATCCAAAAGAGTATGTCCAAGAGGGTCAGCAATTGGATGTTGAAGTTATAGAGATTGATACAGAAAATAGAAAACTCCGTGTATCTTTGAAAAACCTTTTACCGAAGCCTTTTGAAGAGTTTCTATCCAATTATAAAGAGGGCGATATAGTTGAAGGTGAAGTCACTTCATTGACCGATTTTGGTGCATTTGTGCGTATAGGCAGTGTAGAAGGACTTTTGCACAATCAAGATATCAGCTGGGAAAAAGGTCAGAAAGCAAAAGAACTTTTCAATGTTGGTGACAAAGTTGAAGTAAAAATTGCCAAAATAGACAAAGATAACGAGAAAATCTCTCTTGATAGAAAATCTTTGTTGGAGAGCCCTCTTGAAAAATTTGCAAAAGAGCATAAAGTAGGGGATATTGTAAAAGGAACAGTCAAAGATATCAAAGAGTTTGGAGTATTTGTTGCGTTGGATGAGAATGTGGACGGTTTAATCCGCAATGAGGATCTTTATCCATTGAAAAAAGAGGAGATACAGCCAGGCGACGAGATTGAAGCAGTTATTTCTCATCTTGATACAAAAAACAATCGCTTGCGACTTTCAGTCAGAAGACTTCAGAAAATGAAAGAGAAAGAGGATTTGAAAAAAATCAATAGTGATGAAAAAACTACGCTTGGTGAAATTATCAAAGAAAAACTTGAAAAGTAA
- the aroA gene encoding 3-phosphoshikimate 1-carboxyvinyltransferase, whose translation MSYMKVKKASSFELSISDIAPDKSISHRSAMFSLLSNEPSFIENFLRAEDTLNTLKIIQALGAEVEDDGQKIVIRPPKQIQEPRDVLDCGNSGTGMRLFCGLLAGVDGFFVLTGDKYLRERPMARVANPLRSIGAKIDGRENGNKAPLALRGNIALEPFDYESPIASAQVKSALILAALRAKGECSISEPELSRDHTERMLKGMGAKIQTYWSHGRYRVDVTPLQKPLEPLKIRIPADPSSAFFFAVAAAIVPGSKVILENITLNPTRIEAFKILQKMGADVVFLEKENKYEPIGDIIVTHDTLHGVEVSENIPWLIDELPALAIAMAVADGKSIVRNAKELRVKESDRITCVVENLKKCGIEVQELEDGYEITGGKLHAAVIDSCGDHRIAMSFLIAGLVSGMEVHDIECIQTSFPNFLDLLSHIAKVERGN comes from the coding sequence ATGAGTTATATGAAAGTTAAAAAAGCCTCCTCTTTTGAATTGAGTATTTCAGATATTGCTCCAGACAAATCAATATCTCACAGAAGTGCGATGTTTTCACTTTTAAGCAATGAGCCTTCTTTTATTGAAAATTTTTTACGAGCAGAAGATACACTCAATACGCTCAAAATCATTCAAGCCCTTGGTGCTGAAGTGGAAGATGACGGTCAAAAAATTGTGATACGGCCTCCTAAGCAGATCCAAGAGCCAAGGGATGTGCTTGACTGTGGGAACAGTGGAACAGGTATGCGTCTATTTTGTGGTTTGCTAGCCGGAGTCGACGGTTTTTTTGTATTGACAGGAGACAAGTATCTGCGTGAGCGTCCTATGGCACGTGTTGCCAATCCTCTTCGATCCATTGGGGCCAAAATAGATGGTCGAGAAAATGGAAATAAAGCTCCATTAGCGTTGCGAGGAAATATCGCATTAGAGCCTTTTGATTATGAAAGCCCTATAGCTTCAGCTCAAGTCAAAAGTGCCCTTATTTTAGCAGCTCTTCGAGCAAAGGGAGAGTGTTCAATAAGTGAGCCAGAACTCAGTCGTGATCATACTGAGCGTATGCTCAAAGGGATGGGGGCAAAGATCCAGACATATTGGAGTCATGGCAGATACAGAGTCGATGTCACTCCATTGCAAAAACCTTTGGAGCCTTTGAAAATCCGTATTCCAGCAGATCCTTCAAGTGCCTTTTTCTTTGCAGTTGCAGCGGCAATCGTTCCAGGAAGCAAGGTGATTCTTGAAAATATTACACTCAATCCTACCCGCATAGAGGCATTTAAAATTTTGCAAAAAATGGGTGCCGACGTTGTCTTTTTGGAAAAAGAGAACAAATATGAACCAATTGGTGACATTATTGTTACTCATGATACTCTACACGGTGTCGAAGTGTCTGAAAACATCCCCTGGCTTATTGATGAATTGCCGGCTCTTGCCATCGCTATGGCAGTGGCTGATGGAAAAAGTATTGTTCGCAATGCTAAAGAACTGAGAGTAAAAGAGAGCGATCGGATTACGTGTGTTGTAGAAAATCTCAAAAAATGTGGCATAGAAGTACAAGAATTGGAAGATGGGTATGAGATCACAGGAGGAAAACTTCATGCAGCTGTGATTGATAGCTGTGGTGATCATAGGATTGCTATGAGTTTTTTGATAGCAGGGCTTGTTAGTGGCATGGAAGTGCATGATATTGAGTGTATTCAGACCTCATTTCCTAACTTTTTGGATCTTTTATCTCACATTGCAAAGGTAGAGCGTGGAAATTAG
- the argH gene encoding argininosuccinate lyase has protein sequence MSKMWSGRFNAQSSSLLDEFNASLPFDKELYLQDIQGSITHAKMLAKQGILSENEVNAIIQGLGKIKDMIENGQFEWNIEDEDIHMAIEKALTNLVGDAGKKLHTARSRNDQVALDFRLYVQQSNKDLIELLKSLIQTLVTIAKHHTQTLIPGMTHLQHAQPISFAYHLLAYASMFKRDIERFQSSFERNNYSPLGCAALAGTPHPIDREMTAQELGFNAPTINCLDTVSDRDFALEILFNIATMFMHISRFAEELILWSSYEFGFVTLSDEYSTGSSIMPQKKNPDVPELLRGKTGRAYGNLMALLTVMKGLPLAYNKDMQEDKEGVFDSVKNAKISLKILNETLKTMSINKEKMEAATKIGHLTATDLADYLVEKIGIPFREAHFITGKAVALAEQKQKDLSELSLEELQSIDPRIQSDVLQYLDLKHSMNARNSYGGTATEQVEKQIDYFEKFLKQLEG, from the coding sequence ATGAGTAAAATGTGGTCAGGACGTTTCAATGCACAATCAAGTTCACTTTTAGATGAGTTTAATGCTTCACTTCCCTTCGATAAAGAATTGTACCTTCAAGATATACAAGGATCCATTACTCATGCAAAGATGCTTGCGAAGCAAGGTATTTTAAGTGAAAATGAAGTAAATGCCATTATACAAGGTCTTGGAAAAATAAAAGATATGATTGAAAATGGTCAGTTTGAATGGAATATCGAAGATGAAGATATTCATATGGCTATAGAGAAAGCATTAACAAATCTGGTTGGTGATGCAGGTAAGAAACTCCATACTGCGCGAAGTCGAAATGATCAAGTGGCTTTAGATTTTCGTCTATATGTCCAGCAATCAAATAAGGATCTTATAGAACTATTAAAAAGTCTCATACAAACTCTAGTAACAATTGCTAAGCATCATACACAAACACTTATCCCTGGTATGACGCACTTGCAACATGCGCAGCCAATAAGTTTTGCTTACCATCTTTTAGCGTATGCAAGTATGTTTAAAAGAGATATAGAAAGATTTCAAAGTAGTTTTGAAAGAAACAACTACTCTCCTTTAGGATGTGCAGCACTTGCTGGGACTCCCCATCCAATCGACAGAGAGATGACAGCTCAGGAATTAGGATTTAATGCACCAACAATCAATTGCCTCGATACTGTAAGTGATCGAGATTTTGCTTTAGAAATACTTTTTAATATAGCAACGATGTTTATGCATATCTCTCGCTTTGCTGAAGAGTTGATTCTTTGGAGCAGTTACGAATTTGGTTTTGTGACTTTAAGTGATGAATATTCTACTGGAAGCTCCATTATGCCACAAAAGAAAAACCCAGATGTCCCAGAACTTTTGCGAGGTAAAACAGGAAGGGCTTACGGGAATCTCATGGCCTTGTTAACCGTTATGAAAGGGTTGCCGTTAGCTTATAACAAGGATATGCAAGAGGATAAAGAGGGAGTGTTTGATAGCGTTAAAAATGCGAAAATTTCACTCAAAATTCTCAACGAAACACTTAAAACGATGAGTATCAACAAAGAAAAAATGGAAGCTGCCACAAAAATAGGGCATTTAACAGCTACGGATTTGGCAGATTATCTGGTGGAAAAGATTGGCATACCATTTAGAGAAGCGCATTTTATTACTGGCAAAGCCGTTGCATTGGCTGAACAAAAGCAAAAAGACCTGAGTGAACTGAGTTTAGAGGAACTTCAAAGTATCGATCCGAGGATTCAATCTGACGTTTTGCAATATCTTGATCTCAAGCACTCAATGAATGCGAGAAACTCTTATGGAGGAACTGCAACAGAGCAAGTTGAAAAACAGATAGATTATTTTGAAAAATTTTTAAAGCAATTGGAGGGATAG
- the pheT gene encoding phenylalanine--tRNA ligase subunit beta has translation MIVTREWLQEWIDIKDVSTQDLISIFNSIGLEVAEYKKIEIPQNVVVGKVVSCQKHPNADKLNLCEVDVGNEKLQIVCGAKNVVHAEYVAVAKIDAVLPDDFHIKPAKLRGVESFGMICSASELGLPKFEEGIMIFDHSIGTLEIGKELREYPLLNDEIIEIELTANRGDCLSILGIARELSVVLGRSIKEVNYQKPDQMQIGIGRIAQFQPESDIESNVAYKAFTLETQKNPLLIRYRSALAGEIFDNFADTLGFYITHATGVITRLYGLHFFTDSDGYTIRIRQDENGYDAVYGMKKGSIIGVIQFDEAKPAQNDSTYILETSFIDPDSISKKMYEHPIKSDWVYYRSSRGSDPRLGIGLEYAKKCINEYYENPQFYAGRHEAEKEIVKEALKIPFEQLNQIIGQEIEKNKIVDILKNLGFEIISVSEDSLIVKPPIFRHDIANIQDIAEEIVRIYGIDRITSQPLYFVEQNRITKAYQKYKAKKSLRERAVAQGYIETISYIFANKEELEAYGFVTVQKNFDLINPITNEMNTLRTSLVPNLLGQLQNNIKNGYKRVKLFEIGTIFDQTREEHEEFVLVFSGQKEPESVVNHGKAPMVDFPAFLNELSAIIGDFDVCEGDVRHKLIHPYQVAKIIKNNECVGQAYKLHLEVQKELDIPTTYIAQIDFDKLSMSYPKAKPYSIYQRSLKDLSIVVDRSLPYENIKKVLEKNLPQEVRNFYPVDIYEDKSLGDKKSVTIRFSIQSFEKTLTEEEISKILENILQILQEELGATLR, from the coding sequence ATGATAGTTACAAGAGAGTGGTTGCAGGAGTGGATCGATATCAAAGATGTTTCTACACAGGATCTGATTTCTATTTTTAACAGCATTGGTTTGGAAGTTGCGGAATATAAAAAAATTGAGATTCCCCAAAATGTTGTAGTAGGAAAAGTTGTTTCATGTCAAAAACATCCCAATGCTGACAAACTCAATCTTTGTGAAGTAGATGTGGGTAATGAAAAACTGCAAATAGTTTGTGGCGCGAAAAATGTAGTTCATGCCGAATATGTTGCTGTAGCGAAAATTGATGCGGTATTACCTGATGACTTTCATATCAAGCCGGCGAAATTGAGAGGTGTTGAAAGTTTTGGAATGATCTGTTCTGCAAGCGAACTTGGTTTGCCAAAATTTGAAGAAGGTATTATGATTTTTGATCATTCCATTGGTACATTGGAAATTGGAAAGGAGCTTCGAGAATACCCTCTTTTAAATGATGAAATCATTGAAATTGAGTTAACCGCCAATCGAGGAGATTGTCTCAGTATTCTTGGGATTGCAAGAGAATTGAGTGTCGTTCTTGGCAGATCAATCAAAGAGGTCAATTATCAAAAACCGGATCAAATGCAAATAGGTATTGGGCGTATAGCACAGTTTCAACCAGAAAGTGATATTGAATCGAATGTGGCCTATAAGGCTTTTACTCTTGAAACGCAAAAAAATCCTTTGCTTATTCGATATCGTTCCGCTTTGGCAGGTGAGATTTTTGACAATTTTGCCGATACGCTTGGGTTTTATATTACACATGCAACAGGTGTCATTACACGGTTATACGGTTTACATTTTTTTACGGATAGCGATGGCTATACTATCCGTATCCGACAAGATGAAAACGGGTACGATGCTGTGTATGGCATGAAAAAGGGAAGTATCATCGGTGTGATTCAGTTTGATGAAGCGAAGCCTGCTCAAAATGATTCTACGTATATTTTGGAGACAAGTTTTATTGATCCTGATTCAATATCAAAAAAGATGTATGAACATCCAATAAAGTCGGATTGGGTTTATTACAGAAGCTCAAGAGGCAGTGATCCTAGACTCGGTATAGGTTTGGAGTATGCAAAAAAATGCATCAATGAGTATTATGAAAACCCTCAGTTTTATGCAGGAAGACATGAAGCTGAGAAAGAGATCGTAAAAGAAGCTTTGAAAATCCCTTTTGAACAGTTGAATCAAATCATTGGGCAAGAGATCGAAAAGAACAAAATCGTCGATATTTTGAAAAATTTAGGATTTGAGATCATTTCGGTTTCAGAAGACTCACTGATAGTCAAGCCACCTATTTTTCGTCATGATATTGCGAATATCCAAGATATTGCTGAAGAGATAGTTCGAATCTATGGAATAGATAGAATCACTTCACAGCCTTTATATTTTGTAGAACAAAACAGAATTACAAAAGCCTATCAAAAATATAAAGCAAAGAAGAGCTTACGCGAAAGAGCAGTTGCTCAAGGTTATATTGAGACTATTAGTTATATTTTTGCCAACAAAGAAGAGTTGGAAGCGTATGGATTTGTAACAGTACAGAAAAATTTTGATCTGATCAATCCCATTACAAACGAGATGAATACATTAAGAACTTCACTTGTACCAAATCTCTTGGGGCAATTGCAAAACAATATCAAAAATGGTTACAAAAGAGTGAAACTTTTTGAGATAGGAACTATTTTTGATCAAACAAGGGAAGAACACGAAGAATTTGTCTTGGTTTTCAGTGGTCAAAAAGAGCCTGAAAGCGTTGTGAATCACGGAAAAGCTCCAATGGTTGATTTTCCTGCTTTTCTCAATGAACTTTCAGCAATCATAGGTGATTTTGATGTGTGTGAAGGAGATGTAAGACATAAACTTATTCACCCATATCAAGTGGCAAAAATTATAAAAAACAATGAATGTGTAGGGCAGGCATATAAACTGCATCTTGAAGTTCAAAAAGAGCTTGATATTCCGACTACATATATTGCACAAATCGATTTTGACAAACTTTCCATGAGCTATCCAAAAGCAAAACCTTATTCCATTTACCAACGTTCACTGAAAGATTTAAGTATTGTAGTAGATCGATCATTACCGTATGAAAATATCAAGAAAGTATTAGAAAAGAATCTACCACAGGAGGTTCGAAATTTCTATCCTGTGGATATCTATGAGGATAAATCGTTAGGAGACAAAAAAAGTGTGACTATACGATTTTCCATTCAGTCTTTTGAAAAGACGTTGACAGAAGAGGAGATTTCTAAAATTTTGGAAAACATTTTACAGATTTTACAAGAAGAACTTGGAGCGACGCTACGATGA
- a CDS encoding 4-hydroxy-3-methylbut-2-enyl diphosphate reductase produces the protein MEIRLAKSYGFCFGVKRAIKIAEESPNSVTFGPLIHNKNEIDRLKEKYNVGLVEEIEEIEENSRVVIRTHGIPKDKLAQLRDKNVEVIDATCPFVTKPQEIVAKMSEEGYSIVIFGDINHPEIKGVMSYAKDPIVVLSVEELKGKPLKEKVATVAQTTRKFEEYQKIVNYLMEHKKEVRVFNTICNATFENQDAARELSKEADVMIIIGGKNSSNTKQLYKICQENCPDSYLVENAKELQKDWFKGKKVCGITAGASTPNWIIEEVIENIKKFQV, from the coding sequence GTGGAAATTAGACTAGCAAAAAGCTATGGATTTTGTTTTGGAGTAAAACGGGCAATCAAAATAGCAGAAGAGAGTCCAAACAGTGTCACTTTTGGTCCGCTTATCCACAACAAAAACGAAATAGACAGGCTTAAAGAAAAATATAATGTGGGGTTGGTGGAAGAGATTGAGGAGATTGAGGAAAACAGCAGAGTTGTTATTCGAACGCATGGGATCCCGAAAGATAAATTGGCTCAACTCAGAGATAAAAATGTTGAAGTGATCGATGCCACTTGTCCTTTTGTAACGAAGCCTCAAGAAATTGTTGCGAAAATGAGCGAAGAAGGGTACAGTATCGTTATATTTGGTGATATTAACCACCCTGAAATAAAGGGTGTTATGAGTTATGCGAAAGATCCAATAGTAGTTCTCAGTGTCGAAGAGTTAAAGGGTAAACCCTTAAAAGAAAAAGTGGCAACCGTTGCCCAGACCACGAGGAAATTCGAAGAGTATCAAAAAATTGTCAATTATTTAATGGAACATAAAAAAGAGGTACGAGTTTTTAATACCATATGTAATGCAACCTTTGAAAACCAGGACGCCGCAAGAGAATTGAGCAAAGAAGCGGATGTGATGATTATTATTGGCGGTAAGAACTCTTCCAATACAAAACAGCTTTATAAGATATGTCAAGAAAACTGTCCAGACAGCTATTTAGTAGAGAATGCAAAGGAACTCCAAAAGGATTGGTTTAAAGGGAAAAAAGTGTGTGGTATCACAGCCGGTGCCTCCACACCGAACTGGATAATAGAAGAAGTTATAGAAAATATAAAGAAATTTCAAGTATAA
- the serA gene encoding phosphoglycerate dehydrogenase: protein MEKKKIVVCDHLHKKAEEILSKEQDIIYVNAADVPKGEPLYKEIADADVIITRSSTPVDKELLEHAKKLKAIVRAGVGVDNVDMEECSRRGIIVMNVPTANTIAAVELTFAHMLACMRAFPYAHNQLKLERIWKREAWIGNELKGKKLGIIGFGNIGSRVGKRALAFEMDVVTYDPYISPEKATNLGVKYTTDFDEILKCDIITIHTPKTKETINMIDREEIAKMKDGVVLINCARGGLYNEDALYEGLKSGKIKFAGIDVFAKEPAADNKLLELDNVTVTPHLGANTEESQEKIAEGAASQALEAARGISYPNALNLPIKEDEMPPFVKPYLELTQKMGFLAAQVNKGAYKSIKVIAEGEIAEYLKSLITFAVVGVLKESLGESINYVNAEFVAKERGIDILSKKSPEVSGYKNKITVKLTTDKDIIEISGTIFEESVQRIVDINNFALDVEPKGKMILFKNTDVPGVIGEVGMILAKHNINIADFRLGRDNHGHALAVIIVDDDVSKEVLKELANLKACISVSYAIL from the coding sequence ATGGAAAAGAAAAAGATTGTCGTTTGTGACCATCTTCATAAAAAAGCTGAAGAGATTCTTTCAAAAGAACAAGATATTATTTATGTCAATGCTGCAGATGTGCCAAAAGGTGAACCACTGTATAAAGAGATTGCTGATGCGGATGTGATCATCACAAGAAGTTCCACGCCTGTAGATAAAGAATTATTGGAACATGCGAAAAAACTCAAAGCAATTGTACGAGCCGGTGTCGGTGTTGACAATGTTGATATGGAGGAGTGCAGTCGGCGTGGTATTATCGTTATGAACGTACCAACTGCCAATACCATTGCAGCAGTTGAGCTGACTTTTGCACATATGCTGGCATGTATGAGAGCGTTTCCCTATGCACACAATCAACTAAAGCTTGAAAGAATTTGGAAAAGAGAAGCCTGGATAGGAAATGAACTTAAGGGCAAAAAACTAGGGATTATCGGTTTTGGAAATATTGGAAGCCGAGTAGGAAAAAGAGCCCTTGCATTTGAGATGGACGTAGTTACATATGACCCTTACATCTCACCAGAAAAAGCGACCAATTTGGGTGTAAAATATACAACCGATTTTGATGAAATTCTCAAATGTGACATTATCACTATTCATACGCCAAAAACAAAAGAAACGATCAATATGATCGATCGAGAAGAGATCGCGAAGATGAAAGATGGTGTTGTTTTGATCAACTGTGCTAGAGGCGGGTTATACAATGAAGATGCTCTTTACGAAGGTCTAAAAAGTGGCAAAATAAAATTTGCAGGAATAGATGTTTTTGCCAAAGAGCCGGCAGCGGACAACAAGTTATTAGAGCTTGACAATGTGACTGTTACTCCGCATCTTGGGGCAAACACAGAAGAATCCCAAGAAAAAATTGCCGAAGGTGCCGCTTCACAAGCCCTTGAAGCAGCAAGAGGAATCAGCTATCCAAATGCACTCAATCTTCCTATAAAAGAAGACGAGATGCCTCCATTTGTCAAGCCATATCTTGAATTGACGCAGAAAATGGGCTTTTTGGCAGCACAAGTCAACAAAGGTGCATATAAGTCGATAAAAGTGATTGCTGAAGGTGAGATTGCAGAATATCTCAAATCATTGATAACGTTTGCAGTTGTAGGAGTCTTGAAAGAGTCACTTGGTGAGTCGATCAACTATGTGAATGCAGAGTTTGTTGCAAAAGAGCGAGGAATTGATATTTTAAGTAAAAAGAGCCCTGAAGTGAGTGGTTATAAAAATAAAATCACCGTGAAACTGACAACGGATAAAGATATTATTGAAATCAGCGGAACCATTTTTGAAGAGAGTGTTCAACGCATTGTTGATATCAATAACTTTGCTTTGGATGTTGAGCCAAAAGGAAAGATGATTCTTTTCAAAAATACCGATGTCCCAGGTGTCATTGGCGAAGTAGGGATGATATTGGCTAAACACAATATCAACATTGCTGATTTTCGACTAGGTAGAGACAATCACGGGCATGCACTTGCGGTGATTATTGTCGATGACGATGTAAGCAAAGAGGTCCTCAAAGAATTGGCAAATTTAAAAGCTTGTATCTCCGTTTCTTACGCTATTCTCTAA
- the pheS gene encoding phenylalanine--tRNA ligase subunit alpha, which translates to MDRIEKTLSLDELEELRVELFGKKGYFAKEFEKLKTLSKEEKPKVAKTLNEAKNFLFQALQSKKDDLLAKAIEEELEKEKIDVSLYAPRGQKGALHPVQYTLDQIIDYFVSLNYAVETGPLVEEDFYNFEALNLPKYHPARDMQDTFYFADGKLLRTHTSPVQIRTMQVQKPPIRMISPGSVFRRDFDLTHTPMFHQVEGLVVDEESRVSFANLKFILEDFLRYMFGEVNIRFRPSFFPFTEPSAEVDISCIFCEGEGCRVCSHTGWLEVLGCGMVDPNVFKAVGYENVSGYAFGLGVERFAMLIHRIGDLRSLFEGDLRLLEQFR; encoded by the coding sequence TTGGATAGAATTGAAAAAACCCTCTCTTTGGATGAGCTTGAGGAGTTGAGAGTAGAGCTTTTTGGTAAAAAAGGCTATTTTGCCAAAGAGTTTGAAAAACTTAAAACCCTCTCAAAAGAGGAGAAACCAAAGGTTGCCAAAACCTTGAATGAAGCGAAAAATTTTCTCTTTCAGGCATTGCAGTCCAAAAAAGATGATCTTTTAGCAAAGGCAATTGAAGAAGAGCTGGAAAAAGAGAAAATCGATGTATCGTTGTATGCGCCAAGAGGTCAAAAAGGAGCGCTTCATCCAGTACAATATACACTTGATCAAATTATTGACTATTTTGTTTCATTGAACTATGCAGTAGAAACAGGACCTCTTGTAGAGGAAGATTTTTACAATTTCGAAGCACTCAATCTTCCAAAATATCATCCGGCACGTGATATGCAAGATACGTTCTATTTCGCCGATGGAAAACTTTTGCGAACCCACACTTCGCCTGTTCAGATTCGAACTATGCAGGTGCAAAAACCTCCGATTCGTATGATTAGTCCGGGATCTGTTTTTCGTAGAGATTTTGATTTGACCCATACACCTATGTTTCATCAGGTCGAAGGCTTGGTTGTTGATGAAGAGAGTAGAGTCAGTTTTGCCAATTTAAAATTTATTTTAGAAGATTTTTTACGTTATATGTTTGGCGAAGTCAACATTCGATTTCGTCCTAGTTTCTTTCCCTTTACAGAGCCTAGTGCAGAAGTGGATATAAGCTGTATTTTTTGTGAGGGAGAGGGATGCCGTGTCTGCTCGCATACGGGATGGTTGGAAGTCTTAGGATGTGGGATGGTAGATCCAAATGTATTTAAAGCGGTGGGCTATGAAAATGTGAGCGGATATGCGTTTGGACTCGGTGTGGAGCGATTTGCGATGCTTATACATCGTATAGGTGATCTTAGAAGTCTTTTTGAAGGCGATTTACGTTTATTGGAGCAGTTTCGATGA